A single Schistocerca piceifrons isolate TAMUIC-IGC-003096 unplaced genomic scaffold, iqSchPice1.1 HiC_scaffold_1499, whole genome shotgun sequence DNA region contains:
- the LOC124734526 gene encoding uncharacterized protein LOC124734526 — protein MAMRPLNDRELEEIVNASPDEGSLSEFEDHISNASESECSDDSYDSPQPIQNSVETFLSKNGNIEWQLHPPAQHGRLPASNIIKSTPGVTRYAVSRISDVKCSFEAVFHTALQNEIIEMTNIEGQRVYGEQWTDIDGSVFHAYLGLLLLAGVYRSHGESTKSLWDKDTGRNIFRATMSHETFCKISRVLRFDKKSTREERRRTDKLAAIRSIWENKTSYVLKAQIYTGKVSGAAPERNQGMRVVSDLTSELRGQNITCDNFFTSYNLGQLLLKRKLTMLGTIRKNKPELPHKMTNKEVHSSSFYFTNDTTVVNYIPKRHKNVVLMSTLHHDAEISDRADKKPKMILDYNSTKGAVDTLDQLLGTYTCKRKSNRWPMIVFYNILDVSAYNAYVLWISVDPNWNASKLTRRRIFLEELGKSLIKEHIASRTHFPRTEDSLRMVTSIQNPNDVGGVSESVTTRKSTKRARCKFCPSSNDNKTNMVCGKCSKHICKKHVTYLCPQCKQYWNRTTMSIAKTVPKFMFLKHFDMSGHIDPNSIYV, from the exons atggcgatgagaccattgaatgatcgtgagttggaagaaatagtaaatgcctcaccagatgaaggatcactttctgagtttgaagatcacatcagcaatgcatctgaaagcgagtgttccgatgacagttacgacagtccacagcccatacaaaatagtgtagagacttttctttctaaaaatgggaatatagaatggcagttgcatccaccagcacaacatggtcgcctaccagcttcgaacatcatcaagagtaccccaggagttaccaggtatgcagtcagcagaatatctgatgtaaaatgttcatttgaagcagtatttcacacagcgcttcaaaatgaaataatagagatgacaaatattgaagggcagcgagtttatggtgaacagtggacagatattgatggttctgttttccatgcatacttaggactcttactcctagcgggtgtatatcgatctcatggggagtctacaaaaagtttgtgggataaagatactgggcgaaacatatttcgagcaaccatgtctcatgaaacattctgtaagatatcacgtgtcctgcgatttgacaagaaatctactagagaggaaagacgacgtactgacaaacttgccgcaattcgtagtatttgggagaa caaaacttcatacgtactgaaagcccaaatttatacaggaaaggtgagtggagcggcaccagaaagaaatcagggaatgagggtggtatctgatctcacttctgagttacgtggtcagaatatcacgtgtgacaacttttttacgtcgtacaatttggggcagctgcttctgaaaaggaaattgactatgttgggaactatacggaaaaataagccggagcttccacacaaaatgaccaacaaggaggtacacagctcttcattttacttcacaaatgacactactgtggttaattatattcctaagagacacaagaatgttgtacttatgagcactctccaccatgatgcggaaatcagtgacagggctgataagaagccaaaaatgattttggactataattcaaccaaaggtgctgtagacacgcttgatcagttattaggtacatatacatgcaaacgaaaaagtaataggtggccaatgatagttttctacaatattcttgatgtttctgcttataatgcatacgttttgtggatttcggttgaccctaattggaatgcaagcaaattgactagaaggagaatattcttggaggaacttggaaagtcactgataaaagaacatattgcatcaagaacgcatttcccaagaacagaagattctttgagaatggtcacaagcatccaaaacccgaatgatgtgggtggtgtgtcagaatcggtaacaacaagaaaatctacaaaacgtgcacgctgtaagttctgtccatcaagtaatgacaataaaacaaacatggtgtgtggaaaatgtagtaaacatatttgcaagaaacatgtaacctacttgtgtccacagtgcaagca gtactggaatagaacaacaatgtcgatagctaaaactgtaccaaaatttatgtttctaaagcattttgatatgtcgggtcatattgacccgaacagtatatatgtcaa